One window of Hoplias malabaricus isolate fHopMal1 chromosome 16, fHopMal1.hap1, whole genome shotgun sequence genomic DNA carries:
- the LOC136671987 gene encoding ras-related and estrogen-regulated growth inhibitor-like has product MSSSFALSRSLRRTGSFPSARTVRIVILGQAAVGKTALAVRFITKRFIGEYDPTLETIYRHEVTIGGEAVIFEILDTAGQEEDALMVEEKIKWGDAFVIVYSVTDRCSFDEVMRLCFLVNHIHAAGGRRSGEPPPILIVANKKDLEFDRMVTPEDGETLSRGLKLPLREISVRDGWEETAAVFHALYSHVLQVLHSSPPSFRRRTGSRMMDKIPRIHSNSALTSTGRSFSFGSFRDLLPD; this is encoded by the exons ATGAGTTCCAGCTTCGCTTTATCGAGGAGTCTGAGGAGAACTGGGAGCTTTCCTTCTGCAAGAACTGTGAGGATAGTCATCTTAGGACAAGCAGCAGTGGGAAaaacag CTCTAGCTGTGAGATTTATCACTAAGAGGTTTATCGGGGAATATGATCCAACTCTAG AAACTATCTACAGACATGAGGTGACGATCGGAGGAGAGGCAGTTATCTTCGAGATATTGGACACGGCGGGACAG GAGGAGGACGCCCTGATGGTGGAGGAGAAGATCAAATGGGGCGACGCTTTTGTGATCGTGTACTCGGTGACTGACCGCTGCAGCTTTGACGAGGTGATGCGGCTGTGCTTCCTGGTCAACCACATCCACGCGGCGGGAGGGCGAAGGAGCGGCGAGCCCCCTCCCATCCTCATTGTGGCCAATAAGAAGGACCTGGAGTTCGACCGCATGGTGACCCCTGAGGACGGGGAGACTCTGTCCCGCGGCCTCAAGCTCCCTCTCCGCGAGATCTCCGTCAGAGACGGCTGGGAAGAGACGGCGGCGGTCTTCCACGCCCTCTACAGCCACGTCCTGCAGGTCCTTCACTCGTCCCCGCCCTCGTTCCGCAGGCGAACCGGCTCCAGAATGATGGACAAGATTCCCAGGATCCACTCCAACTCTGCTCTGACCTCTACAGGACGCAGCTTCAGCTTCGGCTCCTTCAGAGACCTCCTCCCTGACTGA